The genomic DNA TCTTAATGAATATGGATTATTATTAATTCTCTCCATTTGGGCATTATATTTTATGTTCAGTTTATAAAACGTAAAGATATAACTTCTATTAACTAGGACAGTATGCTGTTTCTCTAAAGTTTTGTTGGTTAGGATTTCCAAATAGGTCATAAAGGACATTCATTATAAATGTTCATTGCATTTGTGGTTTTATTCACtaatttgtataattttctatgtattaattataatttaatacCTGGTTTGTATCgacttttttctgtcttttagttttGGTATTGTACTATTTATGATTTCTGTTATATACAATTTAATATTTTCCTTAAGCAGAGGAAGTGTAACATAAAAGTATTGTATATTCCCATTTTTTAAAATTAAGAATTTGAAGCAGAGGAAATATTCAGAAATTTTGGACATCTTTTAAATTGGATTATCTTTGATCAGGTTTTCAACCCGAATTACTTTGTTAAAGTTAGGTGTCCTCTCCTGGAGCATTTTCCCATGCTACACGTAGATACAATAGTCTTTTTAGTAATGAAACTTTTGGACTCTGAACTTTGACAGGTATTGTTATAAACTTAAAGACCAAAatcacacatacaccaaatagtctggcctacaaCATTATTATAACTGAaaagtcttcttcactcaagaggttaactactgcactgtaattattcagtggctactttcctcttgataagggtagaagagactatttagccatggtaagcagctcttctaggaggacattacaaaatgaaaccatttttctctagtcttgggtaataccatagcctctgtatcatggtcttccactgtcttggattagagttctcttgcttgagatagGGTACATACGGGTACACTATTTTCTcttcccttatttcatttcctcaccagACTATTTTTCAttttggagcctatgggcttatagcatcctgcttttccaattagggttaaatAATGTTAAATTTCTTATGGATTGGTGCTTATCAATCATGCCTTCTACTGTAAATGATGCGGAGGTTCATTTTGTctttttacttttcttgtatttacaTCTTTCTCTTACTTGTTCAATGTCTTTTTCTGTATCTTCTTCCAGTTTTCATCTCCCACATATCTACAACTTAATAAACGTAATGTATCTCGATATATTTCTGCCCAAAAGTGATTGAGTATGGGCAATAGACTAATTTTTTACTCTCCCTCATTCAGCGAGGGACCATTATCTCATCACTGGCCCATATAGAAGTACAGTATATAGGAATGCCTGTATCTTTTCTAGGCTCCAGACATGCTGTTTTGTCCTTGTCCATTGTACAGGGATGCTAGTCTAATGATAGACCATTTGTGTCTGATCTAATCGAATCGGAAATGGAACATGGTGTACGGTCTGATATTAATGATACAGTTTAACCAATCTGGAGACTTAATGATTCTAAAGATTTAATTTTGTTGGCTTTGAAGACAGTGAGGACACCAAAAAATATTTATACTCTTTTGGAAATTTTATCAAGTGTATTCGATATTGATTAATGTATGGTTTTCATGTGAACACATTTTTGTCTGAGGAAGTTCACTCagagctcatcatcatcatcattatcatcatcatcatcatcatcatcatctcctcctacacctattgacgcaaagggcctcggttagatttcgccagacgtctctatcttgagcttttaaatcaatacttctctattcatcatctcctacttcacatttcatagtcctccgaGCTACATAAATATAAAACACACTACTCAAGTGACCCAAATTTAACTACTTTCATAGTAATGGCATGTCTTAAAAATATCTTCCAGCTCCAAATCTGGGACACTGCCGGACAAGAACGCTTCCGCACCATCACGCAGAGTTATTATCGTTCGGCAAATGGTGTAGTCATTGGTAAGTATGCTGTCGTTTTCTGTATCCCTCTTTACCAaccattttttatcaatataattaccTATTACTGTACAGTTTTCTATTACATTGCTTTACTAAGTTCTAAGTTCAGTACTGATTTATGATGTCAATagttccatccatccatataccaaggcacttcccccaattttggggggtagccgacaccaacaatgaaacaaagcaaaaaggggacatctactctctatgttccttcagcctaatcagggactcaaccgagttcagctggtactgctagggtgccacagcccaacctcccacatttccaccacagatgaagcttcataatgctgactcccctactgctgctacctccgcggtcatctaaggcaccggaggaagcagcagggcctactggaactgcgtcacaatcgctcgccattcattcctatttctagcacgctctcttgcctctctcacatctatcctcctatcacccatccATCCACCCATGTCAATAGTTACCTTTGCTAAAACTCGCCTGCCCTCAAATCTTTATGAAGCTGATTGTATCAGTGTTTGACCCACTAGATTCTGTAATTACACATATccaggcatgggattcaggttaggcataccctaggacaaaatttataaaaatttaacTCAAACAActtgacttgcaaacagcttcttggagcCAATTAATATTACTATAACTACATGAGATTGTATGACCACTTACCATTGTTTAATTCATAGGATTTATATTAAGAATTTATCCTAAGATTAAATAAAGGTTGATGCAATGGAAAGTTAAAAAAGCTTGACAATAAAATATAGAATGACCAAACTTAATGACTGAAAAGTTAAAGGCGTTGAACATTGCACCAGAAAATGATGCTTCCAGATACCTCTGTGTCGTTTGGCTCCAAGTTTCCAAATTGCCGAGAACGTCTTGGTCTTATCTTATCTTGCTTCATTTGCGTGTCATTCTCACGGAGTTCCTCTGTGGAGGGTTTTCCGACGAGATTTGAATTGCGATGCAGACAGTAATGTTTAGTATGTTCGATGATGTTAGATTTGTAAGGGTAAAAATGTGCTGTGATTTGAGAATAGACAGTACATAGATTGTATAGcacagtgcccaagctaggaccaaaggtgaccaggcaatggctgctaatgactcgatAGGTAGACCTATTTCAACCCCTCCCACCCATCTCTATCTCACAGTAATAGTAAGGTGATATTACCATTGAAATTTATGAAGCTGCGAGTGGTTCTTGAACTCTGGCCCGCATATATGAGCTATTGGTGATATTGCTAGGCTACTTAGAAAGTGGAGTTCAGCATTAGTCAGGAATTGATCTCATATGGGGTGTTAATGTCGTGAGTGCATCTCgtggggtgcactgtaggcatttgtAAGGGTCTTTGCAGTACAGTATTCCTTTAGCCCCTAGCTGAACTTTCTTTACATCCTTCAACTTTACttccgttcttgcttcctttccgtcattttttttttcgacatcTTTTTAACTTTCGATCAAGCATAACAATATGGTTATGTTGTTGAATGGACTCACAGGCCCCAGCACAGTGCTAATTAGCCCAGATTCAATAATCCAAAGGAATTTATACAAAAGCATTGACATCAGTGTTACAGAGAGGTCTTGCTCGCCAGACATAAAGACAGTTAAGGAGAGTTATGCTGTATGTATTCAGTTTCAATCCTTTTGTATTCTCCTCCTCTTTTATGGAAAACATAAAGATGATAACTTGATGGCCAAAGAGAAATGGTGATTGTGTGTCTGTTGCTTTATCTGTTCTCTTAAAAGTAGTTCCCCCTCGCCAAAATATTCCTGAAACGTCAGCATGTTAGTGTACGGCATGTGCTAActtatagagtatatttatttatCAGGTAATGTCAGTGAGATCTCTTTAACCTAAACAAAaagtatttaaaatattaatacccagTTTGTATGTCTCTAGGCTAATTCATGTTATTCTTTACACTAAAGTGATTCGATCCCTTTTTACAGTGTACGATATCACCAAGAGGTCGTCCTTTCTGAGCGTCCAGAGATGGATGGAAGAGGTCAGCCGATACACCCATCCCAGAGTTGCTATTATTCTCATAGGTAAGTAAAAGGATTGCCTTTCTTCTGTACATTTTCTGTAAGGGTTACCCCATATACAGGAGGCTCAATTATTGATTctatagcgaggtatttattgtAGTTTGCATTACGAGCCAAGTTGTTTGCATCCCAATGGATCATCCATTCTTATGCACAGCTAAATTGCTTTCTGATTCGGCTTTTCATCCATTCGCCTTGGTCTCGACTCTGtcagtttcatttatttttttctttcttcaatttgCAGTTTTCATTCCAAGAAAAAGTCCTACGTCAGACCTGTGTGTTAGGCACTGTGAATCGGTCATCATCTTAAATGGTTTTTGTTTAGTACTTCGCAATTTATGGTGTTAAATATGAAATTAATTCTTTTCCTCTCCTGTGTCCGATACATTTGCTACTTGAAGTCacgttgattgatttattttttttttgtgcgtcTAGCCTTTATTCCCTTATTCCTCATCCATTCTCATCCAATCTCCAAACCATCTGAGAGATATATTTCTCTGCCGCTGGACATCGCCTCTTTCTGCCAGCTCCTCCATCTTGACATTACCATCTTGCAGCACTCTGGCCAAAGTTCTCTTCTGTGCATGCCTTTTTAGAGTCACTGACCATATGAATGCACCTTAAGCCATTGCTGTTGCTTATACAGCCCCATCCCTCCTCTTTCTTTACAGTCCAATGCATCCTCTGCGTAAGTGGCATGAATTACTACTCCTGTATCTGTCTCTTTATTTTTGTCAAAATAGGTTCTCCACCTCACTCTTATCCCCGTTTCCTCTTGTACATTAGAGCTGGTGTTTTCATCTTAAGAACGCATCATGTTCTATAGAAACAACTCTGTCTGATACATTTGCTACTTGAagttgcattttttcttttttaaataggtTCTCCACCTCCCTCTTATTCCCATTTCCTCTTGTATATTTTGGGCATTGAAAAGCTCACATTAGAGCTGGTGTTTTCATCTTAAGAACACATTatgttctatgaaaaaaaaattttttcttcataCACGCAAGGCTGTGTCACTTGTGCTACGGCTGTTGCATAGTCATTCTTCCATTGGCTCTCACACGTCACAAGAAAGATATATTCGGGCTGTAACTAACGCTGGTTTGTTTATCATCAAACCTCTCACCTAAAGAACGAGTCTCGAAAAGGAGAGGGTTTGTATGATACCTGGAACAAGTCGGAAATTATGAAAGGAATACAGACCTAGAGTCCATCACATGTCTAATATATCCCAAATTAAACCATATTCACTTTATTATCCTTGGTGCCATAGAAGAACTGGTGCCCAAAGCCATATTGTTCCTGCTTCTGCCTTCACACAAAATCTTGAATTACGGTAGGGAAACATCGCTATCTTTATGGGTATCCTGCTACCTTCTACCTTTGTAGTGTTAAATGTATAGTTTGCCTTGGTGATTTTGTGTAATAATTTTTCTAGATCCACATTTTTGTAATATAATCTTTTACGAGTAACAGGATGTTTTCCTTGTTAAAATCTTAGTTGATTTGTTACTCACATCTGCAAACCATTTCCCTTTATTGGGAGACCTATCTAGAGGTGGATGGTTATACCTCGCTGAAGAGTCtcttggctagtttcagctttgtcCGAAATATCTACTGTAAAGACCTCAAGGGTTGTATTGGTAGGAAAActacaaaatatttccaaatttatcatttaacGCCAACACAGTTAAAGAGTCAAAAAGTGATTTGATCTTGGTAAGACAAACTAAGTTATCATGATAATAAGTGTTTTCTCTTTTACACACACAGAGTACAGTTAATTTAACAAAATAGGTGTAGTTATTATTCGGATGTAGTTAAACATAGTCAATTGTGCTTTTATCCTCTTGAAGGGCTCAAGTGTAAAGATGAACACTGGAATAATTTAAAATCACAGAGTCCCAGTAGATCAGCAGGAATTTATCAAGCGTAACTATAGGAAAGAGTAAGGAAGCTTCAAGTAGTATTGTCCCTAATTCTGTTAGAATAGCTTACCACTGTAATTACTTTATGTCATGTTTACGTAATTCCCCGCAGGTAACAAGTGTGACCTCGAAACACTACGAGAAGTTGAATTTGAAGAAGCAGAGGCCATGTGTGAAGTTGTTCCCGAGATTATGGCAGTTATGGAAGTATCCGCGAAGGACAACACAAACATCGAGGATACGTTTTCACACTTAGCATCGGAATTGAAGGTGAGTTTTGTTCTTTCTGTGATCGTCGTTGTCCGTAAGCGCTTGCCCATTTTCTGTTTAAATTGCTTGGAAGTCTGAAACGATATTTGTTTTCCCTCCTGTCTTATGTTGCAGGTTTTCGTAcaaataatacagtactgtattgcatATGCTTTtatattgtagttgttgttgttattgaagaaAGCTAATCAAAGGGGTCCAATAAAGAAAGCAGCCTgacatgtaacaaaaaaaaaattagaaaataaatagaattgAATAAATCATagatagagaaataataaaaaaaacagtaacaaagtaaaACTCTTAAAATAAATAACACGAAATATGTCGGAAAAAAATCCATCATTTCAGGGACATAATGGAGAAATTCACCCCACTAGGAGGAGGGGAGAATTTTCGGCACAATTTCCATTGGGGgtaaaaatgtgttcagtgttcAATGACAATAAACATTTGATATAGTTTACAAATGCCCAACTTTAAAAGACCCCGTTGGCAGGAGGTAAAGTCCTTACTCTGCTTGGCCCCACTGTTGGCATTGGTCAATCCATTTTTTGTGGTCCACTCCTACTGAAATCAGCCCAGGAAAAAGTTTAAATGTATAGTACAAGTCACTGGCATACACTTCATATTTGTGTAATATTGTTTAACAAAATTAGGAAGTCATATTTATGCCAAAGTATGCCTAGCCCTATGTGAGAGAAGTTGAATAGTTCAGTTAGAAGGGACTATTttaaaggctgatgatgattatttttttaaatatcacaGTTAGAAgtttattgttttttgtaagtATGAGGAAGTGGCTTGGGCTAATTGGTATAGTTACCCTATTAGTA from Palaemon carinicauda isolate YSFRI2023 chromosome 34, ASM3689809v2, whole genome shotgun sequence includes the following:
- the LOC137626457 gene encoding ras-related protein Rab-43-like, encoding MTATTQSMNASNAADDQFDFLFKIVVIGDCGVGKTCVVQRFKSGMYVERHGNTIGVDFSMKTVTVDNKKVKLQIWDTAGQERFRTITQSYYRSANGVVIVYDITKRSSFLSVQRWMEEVSRYTHPRVAIILIGNKCDLETLREVEFEEAEAMCEVVPEIMAVMEVSAKDNTNIEDTFSHLASELKCRHDSLRDLLHPDNIRLGNSVSMKKWPRCSLPCAQ